One window from the genome of Garra rufa chromosome 1, GarRuf1.0, whole genome shotgun sequence encodes:
- the LOC141330480 gene encoding uncharacterized protein: MSEADERNHVKMSRSQTKHKDLKKSRAKKYFTCTQCGKSLTNKHNREHHMRIHTGEKPFTCDQCGKSFSQSSTLKEHMNIHTREKLYACDQCDKIFLWASVLTKHLRSHKNERPHSCNLCGKCFTYKHSLELHMRVHTGEKPFTCDQCGKSFSLLSTLKVHMNIHTREKLHTCEQCDKTFLRASSLKTHLRAHTKEKPYSCHLCGKSFPYKLSLECHMRVHTGEKPFTCDQCGKSFSQSSNLKEHMNIHTREKLHTCDQCDKTFLWASYLKTHLRAHTKEKPHSCHLCGNSFSRLQSLKVHQKIHAGVKDYMCFECEKTFTTASNLRKHQMIHTGEKPYVCSHCDKRFSQPENLKTHEWMHTGEKPYMCSHCDKRFSRSEHLKTHERIHTGEKPYHCTECGICFTYSSALRRHTKNIHRKLVCDLYRFQPPGGDRDALSSSSALFIDENEENGEMSEADERNHVKMSRSQTKCKDLKKSRTKKSVTCTQCGKSLTNKQSLELHMRVHTGEKPFTCDQCGKSFSQSSTLKDHMNIHTREKLYACDQCDKTFLWALSLTKHLRAHTKEKPHSCHLCGKSFAHLQHLKAHQKRHTGVKDYMCFECEKTFTTAGKLKQHQRIHTGEKPYTCSHCDKRFRQSGVLKRHERIHTGEKPFTCDQCGKSFAHKGQLKSHMSIHTGEKPYMCSHCDQRFRLSEILKTHEMIHTGEKPYHCTECGICFRHLSSLRRHTKNIHKLTVFISELIKEIEESEELSVADERNRVKMSRSQTKPKDLKKSRAKKSVTCTQCGKSLTNKQHLKHHMRIHTGEKPFTCDQCGKSFSRSSHLKDHMNIHTREKLYACDQCDKTFLCASNLKTHLRVHTKEKPHSCHLCGKRFARLQSVKVHQKIHTGVKDYMCFECEKTFTTASNLRKHQMIHTREKT, encoded by the exons ATGAGTGAAGCTGATGAGAGAAATCATGTCAAAATGAGTCGCTCTCAAACCAAAcacaaagatttaaagaaaagcagAGCCAAGAAAtatttcacctgcactcagtgtggaaagagtttgacaAACAAACATAATCGTGAGcatcacatgaggattcacactggagagaaaccgttcacttgtgatcagtgcgggaagagtttctcacaatcTTCAACTcttaaggagcacatgaacatccacactagagagaaactgtacgcatgtgatcaatgtgataaaatatttttgtggGCTTCAGTCCTGACAAAGCACCTGAGATCTCATAAAAATGAGAGACCACATTCATGTAATTtatgtggaaagtgtttcacataCAAACATAGTCTTGagcttcacatgagagttcacactggagagaaaccgttcacttgtgatcagtgcgggaagagtttctcactaTTGTCAACTCTTAAGgtccacatgaacatccacactagagagaagctgCACACATGTGAACAGtgtgataaaacatttttgagGGCTTCAAGCCTGAAGACACACCTGAGAGCTCATACAAAGGAGAAACCATATTcctgtcatttgtgtggaaagagtttcccaTATAAACtaagtcttgagtgtcacatgagagttcacactggagagaaaccattcacttgtgatcagtgcgggaagagtttctcacaatcGTCAAATcttaaggagcacatgaacatccacactagagagaaactacacacatgtgatcaatgtgataaaacatttttgtgggcTTCATACCTGAAGACACACCTGAGAGCTCATACAAAGGAGAAACcacattcatgtcatttgtgtggaaataGTTTTTCACGTCTACAAAGTTTGAAAGTACATCAGAAAATACACGCTGGTGTGAAAGATTACATGTGCTTTGAAtgtgagaagacttttactacagcgaGCAATTTAAGAAAGCaccagatgatccacactggagaaaaaccgtatgtgtgttcacactgtgacaagagattcagccAGCCAGAAAACCTGAAAACACATGAGTGGATGCACACTGGTGAGAAACCTTAtatgtgttcacactgtgacaagagattcagccGGTCAGAACACCTGAagacacatgagaggatccacactggagagaaaccgtatcactgcactgaatgtgggatctGTTTCACTTATTCATCTGCTCTACGCAGACATACAAAAAACATTCACAGaaa ATTAGTTTGTGACCTATACAGATTCCAGCCTCCTGGGGGCGATCGAGACGCTCTTTCTTCATCTTCAGCGCTC tttATTGATGAAAATGAGGAGAATGGAGAAATGAGTGAAGCTGATGAGAGAAATCATGTCAAAATGAGTCGCTCTCAAACAAAAtgcaaagatttaaagaaaagcagAACCAAGAAATctgtcacctgcactcagtgtggaaagagtttgacaaacaaacaaagtcttgagcttcacatgagagttcacactggagagaaacccttcacatgtgatcagtgcgggaagagtttctcacaatcGTCAACTCTTAAGgaccacatgaacatccacactagagagaaactgtacgcatgtgatcaatgtgataaaacatttttgtgggcTTTAAGCCTGACAAAGCACCTGAGAGCTCATACAAAGGAGAAAccacattcatgccatttgtgtggaaagagttttgcacATCTACAACATTTGAAAGCACATCAGAAAAGACATACTGGTGTGAAAGATTACATGTGCTTTGaatgtgaaaagacttttactacagctgGAAAATTAAAACAGCaccagaggattcacactggagaaaaaccttacacgtgttcacactgcgacaagagattcagacAGTCAGGAGtcctgaaaagacatgagaggatccacactggagagaaaccgttcacatgtgatcaatgcgggaagagttttgcacACAAAGGACAACTTAAGAGTCACATgagcatccacactggagagaaaccttatatgtgttcacactgcgaccagAGATTCAGACTCTCAGAAatcctgaaaacacatgagatgattcacactggagagaaaccgtatcactgcactgaatgtgggatctGTTTCAGACATTTATCTTCTCTACGCAGACACACAAAAAACATTCACA aattaactgtttttatttcagagttgatcAAAGAAATTGAGGAGAGTGAAGAATTGAGTGTAGCTGATGAGAGAAATCGTGTCAAAATGAGTCGCTCTCAAACCAAAcccaaagatttaaagaaaagcagAGCCAAGAAATctgtcacctgcactcagtgcggaaagagtttgACAAACAAACAACATCTTAAGcatcacatgaggattcacactggagagaaaccgttcacttgtgatcagtgcgggaagagtttctcacgatcATCACATCTTAAGgatcacatgaacatccacactagagagaaactgtacgcatgtgatcaatgtgataaaacatttttgtgtgcTTCAAACCTGAAGACacacctgagagttcatacaaaggagaagccacattcatgtcatttgtgCGGAAAGAGGTTTGCACGTCTACAAAGTGTGAAAGtacatcagaaaatacacactggtgtgaaagattacatgtgctttgagtgtgaaaagacttttactacagcgaGCAATTTAAGAAAGCACCAGatgatccacactagagagaaaacgtaa